One Pantanalinema sp. genomic window carries:
- a CDS encoding MDR family MFS transporter: MEPQPKQTHLPMVLLALALTLLLSSLDGTITSTAMPTVIRELSGLELYAWVFTTYMLTTTAVMPIVGKMSDLYGRKRFYLGGLALFMVGSGLCGTAHTMTELILYRGLQGLGAGAITPITFTLLYSLLPADQGAKLGAVFGGVFGLSSLIGPNLGAYITEHFSWRWCFYINLPLGIAAFVILVFALHETRSSHRPSIDYLGSVTMVATTVCLMLAMKFAGDQGSWLGWKVVSLLSASLASFGLFLFAERRAQEPILPLELFKNRVVLGTCATTFAQGAVMFGAIAYLPLFVVGVLGLNTGDAGNVLTPLMFTVIAAAMLAAPLFERIAYRSYMAISMAIMAVAAYMISVAPFTASKWQMMGLMVALGAGIGMMMSVAQLAVSQSVEERHMGISASLVGFFRSIGGVLGTSLMATIVNAETHQQIASGLGKLGAGSARLQAAGSPQALMAMGKQLPEEVHAFLVTVLGNAIHHAFVFPIAIALLGLAATTVMGSERFVRSALKEPPRPVEA; this comes from the coding sequence ATGGAGCCCCAGCCCAAGCAAACCCACCTCCCCATGGTGCTGCTCGCCCTCGCCTTGACCTTGCTGCTCTCGAGCCTGGACGGCACCATCACCTCGACGGCCATGCCCACCGTGATCCGGGAGCTCTCGGGTCTCGAGCTGTACGCCTGGGTCTTCACGACCTACATGCTCACCACCACGGCGGTCATGCCGATCGTCGGCAAGATGTCCGACCTCTACGGCCGCAAGCGCTTCTACCTCGGGGGCCTCGCCCTCTTCATGGTGGGGTCCGGCCTGTGCGGGACGGCCCACACCATGACCGAGCTCATTCTCTACCGGGGCCTGCAAGGACTGGGAGCCGGCGCCATCACCCCCATCACCTTCACCCTGCTCTACAGCCTCCTGCCGGCCGACCAGGGGGCGAAGCTCGGGGCGGTCTTCGGGGGCGTCTTCGGCCTCTCGAGCCTGATCGGGCCCAACCTGGGCGCCTACATCACGGAGCACTTCAGCTGGCGCTGGTGCTTCTACATCAACCTGCCGCTCGGGATCGCGGCCTTCGTGATTCTCGTCTTCGCGCTCCACGAGACCCGCTCGTCGCACCGTCCCAGCATCGACTACCTGGGCTCGGTCACCATGGTCGCCACCACGGTATGCCTGATGCTCGCCATGAAGTTCGCCGGGGATCAGGGCAGCTGGCTCGGCTGGAAGGTCGTGAGCCTCCTGAGCGCGAGCCTCGCCTCCTTCGGGCTGTTCCTGTTCGCCGAGCGCCGCGCCCAGGAGCCCATCCTCCCGCTCGAGCTGTTCAAGAACCGCGTGGTGCTCGGCACCTGCGCCACGACCTTCGCCCAGGGGGCGGTCATGTTCGGGGCGATCGCCTACCTCCCGCTCTTCGTGGTCGGCGTGCTCGGCCTGAACACCGGGGACGCGGGGAACGTCCTCACCCCGCTCATGTTCACGGTCATCGCGGCGGCGATGCTGGCCGCACCCCTGTTCGAGCGCATCGCCTACCGCAGCTACATGGCGATCTCCATGGCGATCATGGCGGTCGCGGCCTACATGATCTCCGTGGCTCCCTTCACCGCCAGCAAGTGGCAGATGATGGGGCTGATGGTCGCCCTCGGCGCGGGAATCGGGATGATGATGTCCGTCGCCCAGCTCGCCGTCTCCCAGAGCGTGGAAGAGCGTCACATGGGCATCTCGGCGAGCCTGGTGGGCTTCTTCCGGTCCATCGGGGGGGTGCTGGGGACCTCGCTGATGGCCACGATCGTCAACGCGGAGACCCACCAGCAGATCGCGAGCGGGCTCGGCAAGCTGGGCGCGGGCTCGGCCCGGTTGCAGGCCGCCGGCAGCCCTCAGGCCCTGATGGCGATGGGCAAGCAGCTCCCGGAAGAGGTCCACGCCTTCCTCGTCACCGTGCTCGGCAACGCCATCCACCACGCGT
- a CDS encoding TetR/AcrR family transcriptional regulator: MAPRTSEQNREIREQRMAQILQATLELYGAKGYEGTEIGEIAEAAGLARGLVYYYFKDKQTLFRRLFEHLIHHARGYSETALFTEQPRLERLRGFTEFFARSAIDNPHYFLCYARMHHDFVAVGGPREGDAPFADFENRFEKALAQFIAEGTSAGIFRQGPPELLASIYWHAVIGAMSFLVKLQASPEAKRQHLPVIIERCTSLLIA; this comes from the coding sequence ATGGCCCCCCGCACCTCGGAACAGAACCGCGAGATCCGCGAGCAGCGGATGGCCCAGATCCTGCAGGCCACCCTCGAGCTGTACGGCGCGAAGGGTTACGAGGGCACCGAGATCGGCGAGATCGCCGAGGCCGCCGGCCTCGCCCGGGGGCTGGTCTACTACTACTTCAAGGACAAGCAGACCCTGTTCCGGCGCCTCTTCGAGCACCTGATCCATCACGCCAGGGGCTATTCCGAGACCGCGCTGTTCACCGAACAGCCCCGGCTGGAGCGCCTGCGCGGCTTCACCGAGTTCTTCGCACGCTCGGCGATCGACAACCCGCATTATTTCCTCTGCTATGCCCGCATGCACCATGACTTCGTCGCCGTCGGCGGCCCCCGCGAGGGTGACGCACCCTTCGCGGACTTCGAGAACCGGTTCGAGAAAGCCCTGGCTCAGTTCATCGCCGAGGGAACCAGCGCCGGGATCTTCCGGCAGGGGCCTCCCGAGTTGCTGGCGTCCATTTACTGGCACGCCGTGATCGGCGCCATGAGCTTCCTCGTCAAGCTCCAGGCGAGCCCCGAAGCCAAGCGGCAGCATCTTCCGGTCATCATCGAGCGCTGCACCAGCCTCCTGATAGCCTGA